The following is a genomic window from Micropterus dolomieu isolate WLL.071019.BEF.003 ecotype Adirondacks linkage group LG04, ASM2129224v1, whole genome shotgun sequence.
agacagaggtcagaggtctgGCCTCATAATATGCTAGTCTACTGTCTTATCACCCCATCTGACCTCACACACTGCCCTTGTGGACTTTATCATTCACTTCATTCATTTAAACAGGTGACAAATGCACATTACCTACTCTACAGGACCACTGAGAGGTCCAGAAAAAACACCCTAAAAAAacttgatgatgataataattgaAGTATCCCTTGTGTACTTGTCTATATTGTGCTGTAATATAAGCTCATTTCTTCCTTCACTTTCATCTTCTTCCTCCCGTTTGTCCTGTCTACCCATCAAACCTTGACTCACAAAGATGCTGTTAGGTCACACGAGCGTAAAAGACACTTGTGTGTTtggattttctttctttggttTTATACAGTTTGAGACATGACGTGTTTGGGGGCAAATTTACACAATGTTCCAGACATATGTAGCAACTTTGTGGCTGTCTGACCCGCCactattatttctttttaaatcttttaagAGGTATGAGATTTGTTTGTCTGTACGTCATGACGATAACTGTTTGGCTgtggtttgttgttttatttcattgcaTTGTGATTCCTAGTGACTAGGCCATTAGTACACCACACTGGGGAGGCCTCCTCAACCATACACACTACCTCTCCGTCTGCCTACACGGACTCAAACACGGAAATGCATGAACACAAGCACTGGCTGTGGCAGAGCAGATGGATGgactgcagagaaaaaaaatctggacAAAAATTCTCTACATCTCACTAATGTTTATATCTTAAACTTAAAAGAGACAGAATAATTTGTGGCTGTGCTTTTAGTTTTAGAAGTTTCCTATAGATAGTGTGTTATGTTGGGTTGCAGCTGAATTGTTTCTGCATTACACCATGTTTTATTACACCATGCTTTTGAAGCAGCAGCAATATACTATTGTTCCATTAACCTACCCTTGAGACACTCAGCACATGCCTAATAATCAGGTGCCAAAATTCTGCGCTGCTTGCCACCTATTTTCTGCATTTGACTGCTCAAAGCAGGTGCTTGTGTAGTATTCTCAATGATTAGTATGGCCACAATTGCCATTGGAAGGAGTGTTGTTCAGATGGCCTCTTTTAAGTGAAAgtatgttattgttgttatattgATAATCACTTGACCTGgatttattttgtaacatgtggAAATGGTTcaaaactggattttttttatatatacgtATACGAATATAATGCTGTAAAGTGCAGTCATGAGTTAAGAGATTTCTCTTCCACATcaattcagtaaaaaaaaaaaagaataaaaccacAGTGAAATGAGTTGTCTGTCTCAAGTAGCCTGTCACTAAAAGTTCTGTAGGTGAAAAAAGATGGGGGGGGACAGGAGGGAATGGAGTTACCCGGTTCTGGTTGAGGGTAATGAGACAGCAGTAACAAATAGGGAGAAGGCAGAGCTAATGGCAAAAACCTTTGTTACGGTACATATCTCAAATAATATGCAGGAAGAAGGTAGAAGAggtagagagaaaacaaaatctgaaaatcCTTTAGGCTAAGGCTTTAGGTAGGAAAAGTAGTGTGGGGGATGGACTGAATGTCCCCTTTACAATAGGAGCGTTAAAAAGAGCACTAGACAAAGCGGGCAAAGTATGTTATTGTATGATAAAGCATCTAAGTGAAGAAAATCTGGAAAAATTATTGATGTTGTATAACAGATTGTGGGTAGATGGAATAATACCAGGGTGTTGGAAGGAGGCTATAATAATTCCAAGAAGGAAACCTGGAAAAGATGCCAGCAGACCTGGAAGCTATAGACCAATTGCCTTGACGTCTCATATGTGTAAGTTAATGGAACGTATGGTGAATGAGAGGTTAACATACTTCTTGGAGGAAAGAGAAATGGTGGCATCATACCATAGCGGTTTCAGGAAGGGGAGGAGTACCATAGATCCAGTGCTGGGACTAGAAGATGAAATAAGGAAAGCCCAAGTAAATAAAGAGACAATGGTTGCAGTATTTTATGACGTGGAAAAAGCATATGATATGTTATGGAAGGAAGGATTGCTAATTAAACTAAACCTAATGGGTGTTGGAGGGAGAATGTTCAATTGGATTATggactttttaaatgaaagaacTATTCAGGTGAAGATAGGAGCAGAACTATCTAGCCAATATATAGTAGAAAACGGGACACCTCAGGGGAGTGTAATAAGTCCaactttattttccattatgATAAATGATGTATTTGTAAACATTCCAACTGATATGGGGAGATCATTGTTTGCAGATGATGGAGCATTgtggaaaagagggagaaatgtgGAATATGTAGCTAAGAAAATGCAAGATGGAATTAATCAAGTCGAAAAGTGGGGAACAAAATGGGGATTTAAGTTTtcagtggaaaaaacaaaagttatgttcTTCACAAGAAAGAAAGTCAGGGAATGGTATTTGAAATTATATGGAAATAATTTAGAGAGAGTCGAAAGTTTTCGTTTTTTGGGAGTATATTTTGATGTGAGATTAACATAGAGGGAGCATATTACATATGTAGTtgaaaagtgtaaaaaaagttataaatgTCACGAGGTGTCTTGCAGGATTGGGGTGGGGAGCGGATGTAGCATCGctgaaatacatatatatagccTTAATAAGATCAAGGTTAGACTATGGAAGTATTGTATATGGTTCGGCAGCGAAATCTGTGTTAGCAGACCTGGATGTTATACAAGCTCAGGCTTTAAGAGTGTGTGTAGGAGTGGTTAGAACTTCCCCAATATGTGCTCTCCAAGTAGAAGCAGGTGAAATGCCATTGTGGTTGAGGAGGAAGCAGCTGGGGGCTAATTATTGGGTCAATTTAAGAGGGCATGGAGATAGCCATCCAGCAAAAAGGGTGCTGCAGACGTGCTGGGAGaagcagacaacacaaaaaGTTTTGGGTGGACAGGAGAGCAAATGGCAAGGGATTAGAAGTACCATGTGTAGATTTGGAACTACTTGACATTAAACGCAATAATAAGAATGCCGATTTAACTAGTGTATATTATAGCTATAGGGAATGTAAGTATAAGGAAAGTATTCAAATTTTCACAGATGGGTCAAAGGACATGCAAACAGATACAACAGGGTCTGCAGTTGTTGTTCCTAAGTATCAGTTAGAACTTAGCAAAAGAACATCTGAttgtctgagtgtgtttgcaGTTGAACTGTTTGCCATATTGATGGCGTTAGAATGGACAGAACAAATTGGTGATAAGGAAATATTAATATGTAGTGACTCTGTGTCAGCTCTTATAAGCATGAAGACATGCACAACTAGAAGTCACCTGGACTTGCTTTATGAAGTCTTATTTATGAATTCAAGAATAGCTCGGCAGGGGgaaaatgtcatatttctgtGGGTCCCTGCACACTCGGGAATTCAGGGAAATGAGAAAGCAGAGAAGGTGGCAAAAGAAGCAGTTAAAAAAGGAGATGTtgaagtcaacattaaattatcaaaatcagAGGGGAAAGGCATAGTGTGGAGAAGTGTAAATCAACAATGGCAACAGAGCTGGGATAATGCAATAAAAGGGAGACATTTACACGGATCCAAAGCAAAGTAGGTATATCAAGAAGCAGGGGAGCAAAGAGGAAAGAGCAGGTGATAATAAGTAGGCTGAGAATTGGGTATAGCAATCTTAACAGCACACTTTTAATTAAAGGAAAACATCCTACAGGAATGTGTGAACAATGTCAGGAGGCTGAAACAGCAGAACATATTCTTATAAGATGCAGGAAATTTACTCAGGAAAGACAAGAAATGataacactgttaaaaaaaaataggacggatagataatacagtaaaaagtTTATTGGAGTATGGAGAAAGTGTGGAGGGTAGGAAATGGATATTTGGTTTTCTGAAGGCGACTGGATTAGATAGGCGGATTTCGTATTAATGGAAGCAAAgggtaaataaaaactgaaggtggcagtaatgcaactCAATGGATGCCAGCTGCCGTAAAaacccaaagaagaagaagaagaagaagaagaagaagaagttctgtaggtggcggtaatgcaacAACGCGGGGGTGAAAGAAACACCGTTTGAaccaaagaagaagaggacTGTGCGTTGTGTATTTCCGGTGATCGAAAATGGCTCAAGGTTCGCAGAAGTTTAAAGCTAAGCGGCCAGGAGCCTCCAAGaaacaccaaacaaacaaacagaaaggaCCGAAGAAAGGAGGTATGAACTAAACATCTTACCTTTTATCCAATGAGTAGGTAGAAACGGTGTGGAAGATGTACTTAGTGAAACAGCATCAACCTGCACGGAGACAGCTGAACACGTTGTTAGCTGATTTACGTTCAGCAGAAATTAGGACGTGGCTTCATAACATAACATTGCAACGTTATTTAGTATTAATCTCCAGCAACATAGCTATTAAAGTTTCTGAGGAAACTACTGAATATCTGTTTCGTAcctgtgttgcagtgtctccTTTTAGTGTGTGTCACTTAATGGCGTTTTTAATGACAAAGGTAACTTTAATATTAATGACTCACTGTAAGTTGACGAAGAGAAAATGAAGCATCATTTTTGTATCACACAGTATTCAGTATATCAGGTTAGCGTTACACACAAAGTCTACAGTCCTGCGATAAATCCTACTTTTATGAAGGTTATGGTGTTAGTATTATAATATTGTGTTATGCTGAGAAGCGTTTCTATTATTCTGTCcactgtgtttgtttcagtGAAGGTAgactaaatattacacacccCTCAGCATAACGCCATACAATTAAACAACATTACACCCTTCAAAATGACCTCAAATTATTTATCGCAGGGCAGTTTAGACTGAAATACTTTTAGATATACCCAGTGAACTGACCCCAGGAGGTATTTTGTATGTGATCACAATCAAGATTCAAATATTGACCTTATTTGTTAAACAATCAGCGGGTTGGTTGGTCTGCATTGTCCACCCGTAGACTTAATAATTGGCATATTCTTGTTTACAAGGCTATTCTTGGTCTGCTTCCCCCATACCTACAAACCTACATCAAAAAGTAAGCCACAGGAAGATATTGTCTTCGTTCTGAGGACTTATTACTATTATCTGTCCCTCAAGTCCGGACTGAATTGGGAAAAGGGGCGTTTAAGTATGCGGCACCCTGCGCTTGGAATCAGCTCCAAAATGTCCTGAATCTTCAGGAGCCGGTTtcactggttgcttttaaagtacttttaaatgacaTGGAGGCTGTACACACTGGCTGTAGATGTTATGAATGATTACTCAGACGATCCTTGTAGTTTATCACTTGTGGTAAATGTATAtgaaattttgatattttatgaccttgtaactcaCTAATTATTCCCATCATAAattgttatgttttatgttttaatgtctgcaaccttgttaattgtgctgctgcctgtcttggccaggatgctcttggaaaagagattttccATCTCCATGAgttttctttctggttaaataaaggtaaaataaataataaaacacagttttGTATTATCAACATAGTTGGCGACTAGCCAGGGGAATATGTAACAAATGTTACAGGACTTCCTTACTTCAAATTTATCTCTACAGCAATGACACTATTAATGGCAAGCACAATTTACTGAGTAAGAAATCTACTATTCTACTCTGATGTAGACAGCAAGGCCTTGGAGCTGTTGATGTGAGACAGTACCGAGTTGGGACGGTTTTCTGCAGGCAGTTTACTATTCATTGTATTGTTGCACAGTTTTACAAATGACATTTCAGTCCTATCTGATTTAAGCCAGACagactgtgtgtatgtaattTAATTATGTTAAACAATTCATCTGCTAAACTGTTAATTATAGCATTTGGTAATTTGACATTAATATTAtctccccccccctcccccgctTTTGTAAAGGGAGGACCATTGCGCCTAAGAAGGCTCAAGTGGTTGAGCAGCAGAAGCTGAAGAAGGTGAGGACCCGTTTAACAGAAAGCGTCAGTTTGTCTCAGCCTCAGTCTCTCAATTTGATAGAAGAATCTGCCAGCAAATACATCAATGAGCTTGTATGATTACTTACATTTAACatgacctcctcctctgctgttcCCTGAAGGGTCTAGAGGTTGCGATCAGGAACAAGATTGAGCAGGAGGTGACCCAGAAGGCGAGCTTATCCCTCCACAAACCACTGAGTGTGGTTAAAGGGGCTGAACGTAAAGGCAACCCAGGAGCAGCCCGTCCAGAAACCAGCTCCAAATAGGACCTGATACACAGCTGCACACCTACAGAGCTTAGGCTGAATGTGCTAAACCTAAGGACTTAGTCATGGGTCCAGTGACCCACTTTGACCTGATATGACCCAGATTTAAGATGCACGCCAGCTCTCCTATTATTTTTAATTCCTGAATGTCTCAGTTGCCTTCAGGTATACGGAAATCGTCAGTCATTCTTGTACAGATGtcaattaataatttttcaGTTTACCaaaaatgatataaaataaGAGAACAGTCACTCTGGATATGATTTGCGCCCCTGGCTGCTTGCCATCGTGTTTGATGTGGTATTTGATTAAATACAGGGGCCTTACATGGTGAACACGTACTGGGTGTCTTTGTGTTCCTTGCTTAAGAAAACTGACTGCAAACGGATTGCAATCCTGGCTAATGAAGGTGTAAATAGTATCAGTTAACTGCATCACTTCCAATTCAGCATTGAGTATGCTGACATGTAAGGAGCATTATCCATAATGATCATTGATCACTGGAAATTTGGCCATAAAAAAAGTCCAATGGAAGCATTCAACTAAAATATAATTCTTCTACCTGTCACTGCCAAAATTCCTTTAAGATATAAACTTTGTGGTTATAAATTCCAGCCATCACTGATCATTTAATCCACACGTTCTTCTTCCTTGTCgagataaaaaatatatatatatataaataaatgacctGCAATGCACAGTTCGGTCAGAGATTTGGCTTTGTTATGCTAGTAGAGGCTAATGTagagcagagatgaggagcaaaGTCTGGTGAGCTCACTGCTTTCTAACGCCACACTCCCAGATTTCTTTTTAAGTTTCAGACTTGTAGTGTTCAGCCCAAGCTAACTCAAGTGACTCATCAGCTCTCTCATGTATGTGTTAGAATTCAAATACCTGAACATAACCAGAGCATTGTGACTAGGCAGGTCTAATGTATGTTACCATGGGGATGCACCATTGCACCCCGTTTTAAAGTAAGCCTCTACTAAGTGGAGCCGTTTAGCTGAGACATGCCACGGGTTGTTTGTCTTTAATAAACACCATCAGCTAAGGAAGTGGGTCTGAATTTTCTCTAGTCCAATTTAGCAACAGACCAGCAATGTGACAGCAGATATGAGGCTGAACACTGTATGAGCTGTTTTAATGTCAACATGCGCTCTGAAGCAGCCTGTCGGAACAAACTTCTATATGTTTATATACATATTGTGTGCATGTATAAAATACTGATGTCATTAAATACCACATACTGAGATCTCTGTTATGAGGTATTTATTTAAATCCTTTGTGGATGTAACACAGTTCAGAGGTAATACTAGTTTCATCTACATTTCTACAACtgtgtcaaacaaaaacaacatgcatTATGCTTACAGTGCACAAGGACAGCACTACCAAATGGAAAACAATCACAAATCTAGCTAGTTGTTAAAATAACTAGTGAAATACAATCAACATGTCAAGCAATGCGGATTCATCAGCACTTATTTCTAAAGCAGGTCTTTGGtagtaaactgtgtgtgttcagaaaGCCTTAATGGCCTCCATGCAGTGAGCGGAGCGCAGGAACCTGGGGAAGGAGTCTTTGGCCATCAAACTGTAGATCCTCTGCTGTGCCATGGTGAATGTGTCGGCACACAGAGAGTCCATCACGCTCAACAGAGCCTCCCGGGTTTCAGCATCCAGGTTTACCTGAAGGGAAAACGGGTTATAAAAAGAAGCGCTTTCATTTAATTCTACTCGTTGCACGCAGAAATACAGGGGGGAAACTTTCGTACTTTTCACCAAATGCCATTCATCATTTTTGTTAACTGTTGGCACACTCCCTTCAGTGTTCCCCTGTGTTCATCTTATATCACACTCTCCTCTCTAACCAACCTCCTGCGGGGCGTCAGGGTTGATAAACTGACTGTAGATGATGCCGGCCTTGGTCTTGGAGGGAGAAACCCTGTAGTCCTCACAGGCCAGCCAGAACCCGAGGTTCTCCTCACTGAACTCTGAACGCAGGAACCTGCGAAACGCCTGCAGACCACCTGAGACATgaacaaaagagaaagagaagaacaagCCAGGAGGAGAGAAACAAGGAAAAGCAAGTTACAAGCAACTCAGGCCACATCTCATGCTTACTCTGTGATACAGCTCTAATGGGCCATTAACTATTCAAAAGCTCAAACCTGAAAGCACTTTTTCCATGTGGCTTTGTCACGGAAAATTTCTGTAAAATGTACTGTAGGAAAATGAGTTGAAAATGTCATCTGAAATATtgaaatgcacattttcaaacTACAATGACCACTTGCTTAAAGCAAAACTCCAGTGATTTACTCTTCAATTTCCTTTAAGCTGTGGGACTCACAAGAGACGCATTAGAAAAAGGTCAAtatcaaagcagcagaggcaaagatatcctgacttttacaAGCTCCGATAATGCTGGATATACATTTACCTGCTAAATACCTATGTCTTTCAAAACTCCCCAGTGAGCAATGCATGCTGTCCTTTATAGATGTGTGGTCTCCTAGCACAAGCTAACCCTAATGATATCTTCAGGGTTATTTTCCACAGAAGAACCAATACAACTTTGAACATGACGAGTAGTACTTGGGGGTAGGTACTAAGGGGAATATTGTCAAGGCACTGGCAAACTAAGGATAGAATTTGTCCACATGAGTATCAATGCACTGGtcatggatttattttttaaatgtggctgtTTAACGTTTGAGCAACATTGTGCACACAATGACATTTAATGGTAATAAtggtaaatattaaaatgttgtgtAACAGTAACAGGAGTAGAGAAGAGTTATCAAATCCGAGGACTGACTAAGCGTCAGTCATAGAGCAGTATCTAACGATACTTTGCTAACATTGGCTACGAAACCGACTGGTCATTCTAGACCAAATAAGACAGATTGTATTAAATTGATCAagtatgtgttttattgcatattaaaatcagtttttatttgtaagaagaagaatgcatttcttctttttaaagtCACATAGTGTCACTTCAATATTTGctataacatttattttccataGTGAATCGTGGTTATTTTTATGACGTGTATTGAAATGCTAACCACAGTAATTTTCAGTCACTGTTATTGCCTTTAATCATTTCTCCTTGTAGAAGGTGACATTGCATTCCTGAGGATAAGTGTTAAACAGAGACATGTACAGACACATACTGCAAGACTAAAACTACCTGCTGTGCAAGATTAACACagcatttaatgtatttttttttttttactatgcaTGGAAGACATTTAGAAAAATGTGCGTGCAGTCATTTTGACTTggagcacaggtgttactaaaaATAGCATTGACCATGGCTCTGTCCCAGTAAGTCAGTGAGTCATCATGCACATTACCAccaccctgaaactgaagctgctaaatttgttaaattcagacatcattcatttttttgtttacactGTGTTTTTTCTACTGTGACatatcaaaatgtaaaaatacttgaTGCCTGTGTTGTTGAAACAAAGAGCTGACTTTGGAAGTgttataaaaagaaataaagggaAAAAGCTTTCATACTTTTGTTGTTTAGCAGAGTTTCCAGGTCGTGAAGAGCTTTTCCATCCGAGAACctgagaagagagacagaaacagccaAAGTTCAGCTTCACTGTGATAACCACACTATGAATAGATTTATTTGAAACATGGGTTTCAGTGGGTTTACTTGTGCTTGTGATGCGTCTCAGCCAgatggcctaacttcacccgcATCTCCTTTgccctgacacacacatgcacaagaaaTCAAACACGTATACTTCCTAATACAAACTCTGCAATCAGAGAATCACTTATTCACATAGAAAACAAGAGAACCCAGTTGCATACTCACTTTTCCAGGCATGAGGAGGGCAGGGAGGAG
Proteins encoded in this region:
- the lg04h19orf53 gene encoding leydig cell tumor 10 kDa protein homolog, giving the protein MAQGSQKFKAKRPGASKKHQTNKQKGPKKGGRTIAPKKAQVVEQQKLKKGLEVAIRNKIEQEVTQKASLSLHKPLSVVKGAERKGNPGAARPETSSK
- the si:ch211-196h16.12 gene encoding regulator of G-protein signaling 5 is translated as MCKGLSSLPSSCLEKAKEMRVKLGHLAETHHKHKFSDGKALHDLETLLNNKSGLQAFRRFLRSEFSEENLGFWLACEDYRVSPSKTKAGIIYSQFINPDAPQEVNLDAETREALLSVMDSLCADTFTMAQQRIYSLMAKDSFPRFLRSAHCMEAIKAF